The genomic stretch GGCATCAAGCTGTGAGAGCATCAACCCCCGCCATGGCCCGGACCGTCCGCTTTCGCGCCTCCGATACCCGCCTGCTCTTCTGGAAGGCGTCCGGCGCGCCGAGCCGACGCGCCGCCCCTCCCCCCAGAGGCGGGACGCTCCCCGTGAGGCCATTCCGCTGGGCGAATGCCCCCTGCGGACAGGGGTCCGTCGCCATGGCGACAGGGCAGGCTGCCGTCCAAGCCCCCCGTCCACCGGTCCTCCCCTTCCCCGCCCCACCGTTTCTCATCCCCCCGCTGGAGCGCACGCCATGACCCCGCCCGTCCCGAGCCTGACCGACACCACCCTCGTCGCCGACCTGAACGCCCGGCTCCGGGACGTGCCGGACTTCCCCAAGCCCGGCATCGTCTTCAAGGACATCACCCCCGTGCTGGCGGACCCGCGCCTGTTCGGCCGCGTCGTCAACGCCATGTCGGCGCCCTTCCGGGGACAGCACGTCACGAAGGTGGTGGGCGTGGAGGCCCGAGGCTTCCTGCTGGGCGCGCCCATCGCGCTCGCCCTCAACGCGGGCTTCGTACCCGCGCGCAAGCCAGGGAAGCTGCCGCACCGCTCGGTGGTGGAGCGCTATTCCCTGGAGTACGGCTCCGACGGCGTGGAGATGCACGAGGACGCCATCCTCCAGGGGGAGCGGGTGCTCGTCGTGGATGACGTGCTGGCCACGGGAGGCACGGCGGAGGCCACCGCGAAGCTGGTGTCCCGGCTCGGCGGCGAGCTGGTGGGCTTCAGCTTCCTCCTCAGCCTGGACTTCCTCGAAGGCCCCAACCGCCTCGGGCGCGAGCGCGTGACGACGCTGCTGTCTTTCTGATTGGCGCGTGACGACCGCGAAGCGCTCCGGCATCTCCCACCGGAGCGCGACGCCGCGCGCGGACTACGGCACGCCCACGGGGATGAGCGGCGAGCAACCGAGGTGCGCCGGCATGCAGTCCGAGCGGCTCGGGCCCGGGCAGCACACCTGCGAGCCCGCACATGTCAGGCTCGCCGAGCACTTCGGACGGCAGGGAGGCACGTACGACTTCAGTTGCATGTGAACGTCTCCTGCCGGGGTCATCCCGGGAAAGCAGGAACAGGATACTGCGCGAAACATGAATTGATTGAGCCAGCGGCCCTCCGTCCGGCCGGAACGGCCCCTGCCGTGTTGCCTGCTGACATGCGGGCCGGGCCTGCGCACCCTCCGACGAGAACCAACCAATGCTTCCACGGAGGGGACGACATGCCGGAAGTACACACCCGCGGCGGCGCCCGCATCCGCTACGACGACGTGGGCCAGGGCGAGCCCGCGCTTCTCTTCATCCCAGGGTGGTGCACCACCCGAGCGAGCTTCCAGAAGCTGCTTCCCCGCTGCTCCGCCTTCCGCCGTGTCCTGTCCGTGGACATCCGGGGGCACGGCGAGTCCGAAGGTGGCGGCACCGACTTCGACAGCACCACGGTGCTGGAGGACCTGCTCGCGGTCGTGGAGACCAGCGGCGCGCGGCACATCGTCCCCGTGGCAATGTCCCACGCGGGCTGGTGGGGGCTCGACCTGCGACGGGCGTTGGGCCCCGCGCGTGTGCCGCGGATGGTGCTGCTGGACTGGATTGCCACCGAGCCCACCCCGGCCTTCCTCCGCGCCGTGCGCGGGCTCCAGACGGAGCGCTGGAGCGAGGTGCGAGACGGCTTGCTCCAGGGCTGGCTGGAGGGGCTCGACGACGACGCCATCCGCCGCTTCGTGCGCGACGACATGGGCGCGTTCGACGAAGCCATGTGGGCCCGGGCCGGGCGGGAGATTGAAGCGGCCTACGCCCGCGAGGGCTCTCCGCTGCGAGCGCTCGCGGCGCTGGAGCCGATGCCGCTCACGATGCACCTGTACGCGCGGCCAGAGTCACACGACTACCTGGCGGCGCAGGTGGACTTCGGCGCGGAGCATCCGGGCTTTCACGTGCTGAAGCTCCCCGCCACCAGCCACTTCCCGGTGCTGGAGGTGCCAGCGATGGTGGCCGCGGGCATCGAGGCGCTCGTCTCCGCGCGAGAGGTCCCCATCCACGCCAGCGCCGTTCCAGCCTGAGGCGGCGCGGGGACTACCGCAGCCCCAGGGCCTCCTTCATGCCATCGGTGCGCTCCCGGGCGCGCCGCATGGCGATGCGGTTGAGCTCGGGGTCCACGGGCAACGGCATCCACGCCAGGTACCGGGCACCGGAGCCGCCTTCTTCGGACTGCGCGCTCGCGACGACCATCGTCCGGTGCTGGAAGGCCTCTTCCCAGGGACCGCACCCCGACATGGAGAACTTCTTCACGGTGTCGTCCTTCGCCTGCGTCCAAGCAATGCAGGGGAATTCGGAGCAGTCCACCGCCACCACGTCGAGCCCCATGCCGCACTCGTTGGCGGCACGGAAGGCCACACGCTCGAAGCCCTTCGGCGTGAAGGGCTCCGGCAACTCGGGCGCGAAGGCGAGGGGCCGGTCTTCGGGCGCCGTGTCCTGCGCGGGCGCAGCCGGGACAGCCGCAGCGGGTTCCGGGAGCCTGCGAAGCACGGTGGCTTCACGTGCCGCCGAGGGCGTTGTCACGGCAGCCTCCCGCCTCGGAGCCTCCGACGACCGCGGTGCGGCGCGCGCATCGGACGGAGTGGGTGCGACGACGGTGGGCGCCTGGACGGCGGCATCCCTTGCCGGCACCTGCGAAGTGACGGAGTCCCTGCTGAACCAGACCCCGGCGGAGAATGCCAGGGCCACGACGAGCCCCCACAGCGCGAAGCGAAGCAGTTTCATGGCCACACCTCATTCATCGAGGATGAACTTCACGGGGTGCCCCGCCGCGCCGAAATAGCCCGCGGGCACGTCCTTGCCGGGGACGAGCGTGAGCGCCGCTCCCTTCTTCTTGAGGACCCCTCGCTTCAGGGGCTTGCTCTTTCCCGGCAGCCCCACGGAGACCTCATAGGTTCCGGAGTCACTGCGAGTCGCCTGCAGGCGCAATGCGCCCTTCCAGTCGGGCCAGCGCACCTGGACCTCGCTTCCGGACTCGACGCGGAGGGCGTTTGTCCCCCGGCCATCTTGCACCTGCAGGGCGACCATCTTCGCGTCGCAGAAAGCGGGCGGGTCATTGGGGCCGCACGGCGGCGGCAGGGCCCAGGTGACTCCCGGCACGCCCAGGCAGAGTCCCACCAGGAATCCAGACAGCACCACGGCGCGACAGCGACGGGCGGTTCGTGTCATGCGCTCCACGCTAGCAGCGCCTTGGGGCCCTTCCACATTCGGGCCCTCGCCCCCAGGGGCAGGTGGGATTGACGCCCTTGCCCGCCCTGTTTATAAGTTGGTCAAACAACTAATAAACATCCCACCATGCCCCGTCCATCCAACACCGAGGAGCGCCGTCAGCAGATTGTCGCGGGCCTGCTGAAGGTCATGTCGGAGCGCGGTTACGAGCGCGCCTCCGTGGGCGAAATCGCGAAGGCGGCGGGGTTGAGCCCGGGGCTGGTGCACTACCACTTCAGCGGCAAGCAGGAGATTCTCCTCTCGCTGGTGGAGCAGTTGGCGGCGCAGGCGCGGCAGCGGGTGGCGACGCGGCTGGAACGGGTGAAGGGCCCGGACGCCCGAGCCCGCGTCGATGCCTTCGTTGAGGCCTTCCTCGCCACGGGCGACGACGCGGCCCCGGCGGCCGTCGCGAGCTGGGTCACCATCAGCGCGGAGGCCATCCGGCAGCCCGAGGTTCGGGCCATCTACGAGCAGGTGGTGCGCGCCGACCTGGAGCACCTGACGTCACTCGTCGCCGCCGTGGTGGGACGGCGCAAGGCGCCCGCGCTGGCAGCCGGGCTGTTCGCCGCCGTGCAGGGCTACTTCGTGCTCGCCGCCAGCGTCCCGGGCCTGGTCCCCGCGGGCTCCGCCGCCAGCACGGTGAAGCGCATGGCCGCGGGGCTGATGGACTCGGCCGGCGCGAAGGAGGACGCATGAAGACGGCCACGAAGCTGGGGCTGCTCTCCAGCCTCTACCTGTCGCAGGGGCTGCCCTTCGGTTTCTTCACCCAGGCCCTGCCCGTGCTGCTGCGCCACCAGGGCCTGTCGTTGCCCTCCATCGGCCTGGCGCACCTGCTGGCGCTGCCCTGGGCGCTCAAGTTCCTCTGGGCCCCGACCATGGACCGGCACGGTTCGGCGAGGTGGGGCCGGCGGCGTGGCTACATCCTGCCGCTGCAGTTCCTGTCGTCGGGGATCCTGCTCGCGCTCGCGCTCCCCGAGGGAGGCCTGGACATGCGGCTGCTGATGGCCGCGGTGCTGGGCATCAACCTCCTGGCAGCCACGCAGGACGTGGCCACCGACGGGTTGGCGGTGGAGCTGCTCGCGCCAGCCGAGCGCGGCTGGGGCAACGGCGTCCAGGTGGCGGCCTACCGCGTCGGGATGATTCTGGGCGGCGGCGTGATGCTCGCCGTCTTCGACGCGGTGGGCTGGCGCCCCACGTTCCTCGCGCTGGGCGCACTGCTGCTCCTGGCCACCGTGCCCATTGCCCTCTTCCGCGAGCCCCCCACCGAGCCGCCGCCCGCGCAGAGCCTGGGCCTGCGGTGGTGGCTGAAGCGGCCGGGGGCCGGCGCGTGGCTCACGCTGCTCGTCGTCTACAAGGCGGGTGAAGCCCTGGCCACCGGGATGCTGCGCACCTTCCTGGTCGACGCAGGCCTGTCGCTGACAGCCATCGGCTGGATGTTGGGCGGCGTGGGCTTCACCGCGGGACTCGTGGGCGCGCTGCTGGGCGGCGGCCTGGTGGTGCGGCTCGGACGACGACGTGCGCTGCTCGTCTTTGGAGGCATCCAGGCCGGAGCGGTGCTGCTCTACGCCCTGGCGGCCCAAGGCCCTACGTCCCTGCCCCTGCTCACCCTCGTCTGCGGCGTCGAGCACGTCGCCAGCGGCATGGCCACCGCGGCCGTCTTCACCGCGATGATGGACGCATGCCGGCCGGACCACGCCGCCACGGACTACACCGTGCAGGCATCCTTGGTGGTGCTGGCCACGGGCGCCGCCGCCGCGCTGAGTGGCTTCAGCGCCCAGGCCCTTGGCTACGCCGGCCACTTCATACTGGCCGCGTTCCTGTGCGCGGCGGGCACGCTGTACGCCGCCCTCACCTTCCACCCGCCCCGGAGCCTGGCCTCCGCGGCCGCTCCCGAGGTGTCGTAATGACCATCGCCGTCTACGCCGGCAGCTTCGACCCCGTTACCGCCGGCCACATGTCCGTCGTCCGGCAGGCGGCGCGCCTCTTCGGCCACGTCGTCGTGGTGGTGGCCGTCAACCCGGACAAGGAGAGCCTGCTGTCCGCCGATGAACGCGTGGCCCTCCTCCGTGAAGCCGTGGCGCACCACCCCAACGTCACCGTGGCCCGCACGCAGGGGCTCATCGTCGACTTCGCGCGGGACATTGGCGCCAGCGTCCTGCTGCGCGGCGTGCGTGGTGCCACGGATGCCCAGTTCGAGACGACGCTGGCGCAGAACAACCGCGCGCTGGCGCCCGAGCTGTCCACCCTCTTCCTTCCAGCCGAAGCCCACCTGGCCGAGGTGAGCAGCAGCGGACTCAAGGCGCGCGTGGCGCGCGGAGAGGACGTTTCCGCCTTCTGTCCACCGGCCGTCGCGGCGAAGCTTCGGGAGCGACTCGACCCTTCCCTCCGGAGCCTGCCTTGAGCCTGTCCTTCATCACCCTTGGCATCGGCGACGCCTTCTCCGCCCTGCGCTATTCGTCCTGCTTCGCCGTGGAGGCGGAGGACCAGGTCCTGCTGGTGGACTGCCCGCACCCCATCCGGAAGATGATGCGCGAGGCGTCCGAGTCCTCCGGCGTGCCCCTGGACGCGGACCGCGTCAGCGCCGTGGCCCTCACCCACCTGCACGCGGACCACGCGTCGGGCCTGGAGAGCCTGGGCTACTTCTCCTTCTTCGTGCTGCAGCGGAAGCTGGAGGTGCTGGCCCACCCCGCTGTCGCGGACCGGCTGTGGGAAGGCAACCTGGCCGCGGGCATGGAGTGCCTCATCGAGCGGCGCGGGGAGCCCCCCAACGACAAGCACTTCGAGGACTACTTCGACCACACGCCGCTCTCCACGGAGACCGCCGTGCGGCATGGGCCCTTCCTCATCGAGAGCCGGATGACGTACCACCACGTGCCCACCACCGCGCTGCGCATCCACGCGGGGGGCCGCTGCCTGGGGTACAGCGCGGACACCGCCTTCGACGAGGGCCTCATCGACTGGCTCTCCACGGCGGACCTCATCATCCACGAGACGAACTACGGCGTGCACACGCCCTACGAGAAGCTGGCGGCGCTGCCCGCCGAGCTGCGCGCCCGGATGCGGCTCATCCACTACCCGGATGACTTCGACACCAGCGCGAGCGTCATTGAGCCGCTCGCGCAGGGCCGGCGCTACAACGTCTGAGGCGCGAGCGAGCGCCCGGGAGATTCCACCCCGGGCGCCCGGTGCCGTCAGGCGCTACTGCGAGAAGATGACCAGCGAGTAGGGACCGATGGCGAACGACGCGTTGTGCGACAGGCCGTCCTTCGCGCCACTGTAGGCCACGGTGTCAATCGACGCCGTGTTGCCGAAGTCGCCCGAGTACCCGTTCCAGTCGCTGTTGAAGCGCGAGTACCACATGCCCCCGCGCGGGAAGCCGATGTTGTAGCTGGGGAAGTACGTGCCGCTGAAGTTGGCGACGATGACGACGTCATCCCCGGGCCCGCCGCTCTCCCAGCGGTGGTACGCAATCACCTTGCCGCTGTTGTTGACGTGGTGGACGTTGACGTTGCCGCCGCGCAGGCCGCGCGTGTTGTTGAACCAGTTTCGGCGCAGGCGGATGAGGTCGCGGTACAGCGTCCGGATGCCGCCGTAGGTGCTGTTCTTGCCCCAGTCCACCGGGTCCGTGTCCTGGAAGTAGCCGTCCTCGAGGAACTCCTGGCCCTGGAAGATCATCGGGATGCCGGGCGAGGTGAAGACGACGCCCGCCGCCAGCGTGGAGCGCTTCTTGGCGGCCCAGCTGCCCGCGTTGCCCGGCCAGATCTCCTCCGGGACGCGCGCCTTGCCGTTGGCCACTTCATCGTGGCTCTCCGAGTAGATGACGCGCGCGGTGTGCCGCCCGCTGTAGCGCTGGGTGATGGCGTTCTTCACCGAGTTCATGTCACGGCCGCTGTCGTTCGACGCGATGACCGCCGCGCGGATGGCGTGCACGAAGTCGCCGCCCCACTGCGAGTCGAAGTCCGCGCCGCCCGCGGTGTCGGACGAGGAGGCGTTGGTGATGGAGTCACCGCCGCCGAAGTCCTCGGCGATGCTGATCTTCCAGGGCTGCGTGGAGTTGATTTCCCGGTTGATGGAGCGGAACACGCGCCACGCGTCGGGGATGGCGGTGGCGTCGCTGCCATTCTGCGTGCGCATGTACTTGGTGGCGTCCCAGCGCAGGCCGTCGCCACGGAAGTTGTGAAGCAGGTTCATCATCGAGTCGCGGATGTACGCGCGAACCTCGGGGCGGCCGTAGTCCGGACGCGTGTCACCCCACGGCGTGCTCTTGCGCGAGTCGTTGTAGAAGTACTCGCCGCCCGAGCCCAGGCAGTCGCCGCTGTAGCACCACATGGGCAGGTCGCTGGGGCCGTAGTGGTTGTGCACCACGTCGAAGATGACGCCGATGCCGCGCATGTGCGCCTCATCCACGAAGCGCTTCATGTCGTTGGGGTGGCCGTAGGCGCTCTCGGGCGCGAACGGGAAGGCCGCGTTGTAGCCCCAGGAGAAGTCACCGGCGAACTCGTACGCGGGCATGACCTTGACCATGTTCGCGCCCAGGTCGCGGACGTGGTCGAGCCTGGCGATCGCGCTGTTCCAATTGCCGGGGCCCCAGCCGGGCGAGTCATTGAACGTGCCGACGTGCAGCTCGTAGATGATCATCTCATTGAAGGCCGGCGTGCTGAACTGCTGCGCGTTCCACCAGTACTCGCCGTGGTCGTAGATGATGCTGGAGCCAGTGGAGTTCTCCTGCCACGCCGAACGGGGGTCCGCCCGCCACGCGTCGCTGCCCCACTGGTTGCGGGTGATGAACTTGTACTTCTGGCCCTTCACGGCGCCGGCCACGTCGCCGGAGAAGTTGCCGTTGAACTCGTTGCCCAGCTCAATCCAGGTGCCCCAGCCGTTGAAATCGCCGGAGACGAACACCCGGCTCGCCAGCGGCGCCCAGGTACGGAACGTGGTGCCACCCGCATAGACGGTGGCGCCCATGCCAGGCCGCGTGGACGAACTGAGCTGCTGGCTGATGACCGCCGTCTCTTCCGTGGAACCTTGCTGCTCTTCGAGCGCGGACTCCCCACAGCCGGCAATCACACCGGCCAGCAGGAGCGCACTCCACCTGTTGCTGTGCCTCATGGATGACAACCTCCCTTGGTCTGGGAGCGTCCTAGCAACCGGCGTAAATCCCGCGCAAACGGCTCTGCACGGAATCTGTAATTTTCCACCATGACGGGCTGCATCAAATGTTTCAGCCAGCACACCTGCTCCTCCCCTGTGCGACACGGCGTGTGATGTCCCCGGCGCTCGCCATCGACGCCTGAGTGCGATACGCCCCACACGTTGCGCCCCACCCAGGGAGCGCGCTGGGGAGAGCGACGCACGATGACGAAGAAGACAGCGCTGGCCCGACGTGAGGCCCTGCTCGCGTTGGCCGCGGTCCTTGCCAGCGGATGTGCCACGAGCGCCCCCTCCCCCACGCCAGCACCGCCTTCCGGCACGGTGCGCCTGACGCTCCTTCACCTGGCGGACGTCTACCAGGTCCAGGCCGTCGAGGAAGGAAGGGGGGGCATG from Myxococcus xanthus encodes the following:
- a CDS encoding adenine phosphoribosyltransferase, with product MTPPVPSLTDTTLVADLNARLRDVPDFPKPGIVFKDITPVLADPRLFGRVVNAMSAPFRGQHVTKVVGVEARGFLLGAPIALALNAGFVPARKPGKLPHRSVVERYSLEYGSDGVEMHEDAILQGERVLVVDDVLATGGTAEATAKLVSRLGGELVGFSFLLSLDFLEGPNRLGRERVTTLLSF
- a CDS encoding alpha/beta fold hydrolase, yielding MPEVHTRGGARIRYDDVGQGEPALLFIPGWCTTRASFQKLLPRCSAFRRVLSVDIRGHGESEGGGTDFDSTTVLEDLLAVVETSGARHIVPVAMSHAGWWGLDLRRALGPARVPRMVLLDWIATEPTPAFLRAVRGLQTERWSEVRDGLLQGWLEGLDDDAIRRFVRDDMGAFDEAMWARAGREIEAAYAREGSPLRALAALEPMPLTMHLYARPESHDYLAAQVDFGAEHPGFHVLKLPATSHFPVLEVPAMVAAGIEALVSAREVPIHASAVPA
- a CDS encoding TetR family transcriptional regulator, yielding MPRPSNTEERRQQIVAGLLKVMSERGYERASVGEIAKAAGLSPGLVHYHFSGKQEILLSLVEQLAAQARQRVATRLERVKGPDARARVDAFVEAFLATGDDAAPAAVASWVTISAEAIRQPEVRAIYEQVVRADLEHLTSLVAAVVGRRKAPALAAGLFAAVQGYFVLAASVPGLVPAGSAASTVKRMAAGLMDSAGAKEDA
- a CDS encoding MFS transporter, with the translated sequence MKTATKLGLLSSLYLSQGLPFGFFTQALPVLLRHQGLSLPSIGLAHLLALPWALKFLWAPTMDRHGSARWGRRRGYILPLQFLSSGILLALALPEGGLDMRLLMAAVLGINLLAATQDVATDGLAVELLAPAERGWGNGVQVAAYRVGMILGGGVMLAVFDAVGWRPTFLALGALLLLATVPIALFREPPTEPPPAQSLGLRWWLKRPGAGAWLTLLVVYKAGEALATGMLRTFLVDAGLSLTAIGWMLGGVGFTAGLVGALLGGGLVVRLGRRRALLVFGGIQAGAVLLYALAAQGPTSLPLLTLVCGVEHVASGMATAAVFTAMMDACRPDHAATDYTVQASLVVLATGAAAALSGFSAQALGYAGHFILAAFLCAAGTLYAALTFHPPRSLASAAAPEVS
- the coaD gene encoding pantetheine-phosphate adenylyltransferase; amino-acid sequence: MTIAVYAGSFDPVTAGHMSVVRQAARLFGHVVVVVAVNPDKESLLSADERVALLREAVAHHPNVTVARTQGLIVDFARDIGASVLLRGVRGATDAQFETTLAQNNRALAPELSTLFLPAEAHLAEVSSSGLKARVARGEDVSAFCPPAVAAKLRERLDPSLRSLP
- a CDS encoding MBL fold metallo-hydrolase, producing MSLSFITLGIGDAFSALRYSSCFAVEAEDQVLLVDCPHPIRKMMREASESSGVPLDADRVSAVALTHLHADHASGLESLGYFSFFVLQRKLEVLAHPAVADRLWEGNLAAGMECLIERRGEPPNDKHFEDYFDHTPLSTETAVRHGPFLIESRMTYHHVPTTALRIHAGGRCLGYSADTAFDEGLIDWLSTADLIIHETNYGVHTPYEKLAALPAELRARMRLIHYPDDFDTSASVIEPLAQGRRYNV
- a CDS encoding alpha-amylase family glycosyl hydrolase translates to MRHSNRWSALLLAGVIAGCGESALEEQQGSTEETAVISQQLSSSTRPGMGATVYAGGTTFRTWAPLASRVFVSGDFNGWGTWIELGNEFNGNFSGDVAGAVKGQKYKFITRNQWGSDAWRADPRSAWQENSTGSSIIYDHGEYWWNAQQFSTPAFNEMIIYELHVGTFNDSPGWGPGNWNSAIARLDHVRDLGANMVKVMPAYEFAGDFSWGYNAAFPFAPESAYGHPNDMKRFVDEAHMRGIGVIFDVVHNHYGPSDLPMWCYSGDCLGSGGEYFYNDSRKSTPWGDTRPDYGRPEVRAYIRDSMMNLLHNFRGDGLRWDATKYMRTQNGSDATAIPDAWRVFRSINREINSTQPWKISIAEDFGGGDSITNASSSDTAGGADFDSQWGGDFVHAIRAAVIASNDSGRDMNSVKNAITQRYSGRHTARVIYSESHDEVANGKARVPEEIWPGNAGSWAAKKRSTLAAGVVFTSPGIPMIFQGQEFLEDGYFQDTDPVDWGKNSTYGGIRTLYRDLIRLRRNWFNNTRGLRGGNVNVHHVNNSGKVIAYHRWESGGPGDDVVIVANFSGTYFPSYNIGFPRGGMWYSRFNSDWNGYSGDFGNTASIDTVAYSGAKDGLSHNASFAIGPYSLVIFSQ